In the genome of Bradyrhizobium sp. CB3481, the window CGGCTCGCATTGCGTTGAAAAGTCAGACCGCTGCTGCTGGGGGCCAAACGGAGATATCCGATGGGTGTGGCAGGCTTGCGCTTCGCGCATGTGAAAAGAACTCTCCGCGTCCGGGCGGCCCTTGTCGGGCTGCTGGAAGAGTTGCCGTTTATCTGCCCGGTGGTGGTCGCGATCGGCTCGCTGATCATGATCGTAATCCAGCTCTGCAAGGATTGGCCGCAGTGATACGGCCCGACCACCAACGCGCCCGCTCGATCATCTACCAAATTATCTCGATGTGAGCCGTGCCCGCCATTCCATCACCGATCGAGCCTCTTGATGGTGGGCACGCAGAGCCTGTCATCGGGCGCGCATTCGCGCGACCCGCTCGCAATGACGGTGAGAGAGCCGCATGAGCCCAACTCTACCCTACGCCGGCAGATATACCTTGATCGCCGGCATGAAGAAGATCGCGATGTTGATCGCAAATCCCAGGCTCCACAAGATCGAGCGCAGCGTCGGGCGGTCGCCGAGATAGGTGAAGACATAGGCAATCCGCACGATTACGAAGAGAATGGCGAGCTCGTCGATCAGGTGCTGCGGGCCCTGTCGAAACTCCGCCAGCAGCACGGCGGCCGCAAAGAACGGAAAGGCCTCGATGCCGTTCTGGTGCGCGCCGAGCGCGCGGGCGCGGATCGGGTCGGCGTAGAACGCGGAATCACGGGGTCTGGAATTGTCGAACCCGCGCCAGGCGGCCCATTTGACCGATCCGATCGTCAAAAGATACAGCAGCACCGTCCCGAAAACGCACCATTCGGCGATCGTCATGGGTTCCTCCCCCGGGCGTACTCGCACGCGTCCCCCGCGGCAATATTGCGAGCGTAGCGAACCGGCGGTTGTCTTGACAAGGATGGGGCAACGCGCGAAGCCATCGAGATCATGACCACGGTCATCCCCTTTGGAAATGCGAAGCCGGCGGCGGCGTCCCAGCCGCAGCGCATCGGCGTGCTGCTGGTCAATCTCGGTACGCCCGACACCGCCGACGCCGCCGGCGTGCGCGTCTACCTGAAGGAATTCCTCTCCGATCCCCGTGTGATCGAGGATCAGGGCCTGGTCTGGAAGCTGATCCTCAACGGCATCATTTTGCGCGTACGCCCGGGCCGCAAGGCGCGCGACTACCAGAAGATATGGAATGCCGAAAAGAACGAGTCACCGCTGAAAACCATCACGCGCTCGCAGGCCGAAAAGCTCACTGAAGCGATCGCCGACCACGACCATGTCGTGGTCGACTGGGCGATGCGCTACGGAAATCCGTCGATCCGCGCGCGTATCGATGCGCTGACCGCGCAGGGCTGCGATCGCCTCTTGGTGGTACCGCTCTATCCGCAATATTCCGCGGCGACCTCGGCGACCGTTTGCGACGAGGTGTTTCGGGTGCTGGCGGAAAAGCGCGCGCAGCCGACCCTGCGGGTGACGCCGCCCTACTATGACGACCCCGACTACATCGAAGCGCTCGCGGTCTCGATCAATGCGCACCTCAAGACATTGCCGTTCCAGCCCGAACTGATCGTCGCCTCGTTTCACGGCATGCCGCAGAAATATGTCGATCAGGGCGATCCCTATTATGTTCAGTGCGTTGCAACAACGGACGCGCTGCGCAAGCGCGTGGGGCTTGATGCCTCAAAGCTGCTGCTTACATTTCAATCACGTTTCGGCAATGACGAGTGGCTGCAGCCCTATACGGACAAGACCATCGAAAAGCTCGCGAAAGATGGCGTGAAGCGCATTGTCGTCGTCACCCCCGGCTTCGCCGCCGATTGCCTGGAGACGCTGGAAGAAATCGCGCAGGAGAATGCCGAGATCTTCAAGCACAATGGCGGCGAGCATTTTTCCGCGATTCCCTGCCTCAATGACAGCGAGGCTGGCATGGACGTGATCCGCCAGCTCGTGCTGCGCGAGCTTCAGGGCTGGATATAGCCCACCTAAAAACTTGCCGACATGTTGCCGCCGTTCGGGCGTGAGAACATCTGGTGGCCGCCCAACCGTTCCCTAGCTATATACCATAACAGAACAGCCGGCCTGAACCGGCGCCGCGGTGACGCTGACTCATGGTGAGAGGCGGCGTCCGGCAACGCATCACCTTGCCGCTCTGGAGGACTTTATGACTGGTTTCGATATTTTCGCGATCGCCTTCGTCCTGCTCGTCGTCGTCACGCTGTTCGCCGGGGTCAAGACGGTGCCGCAGGGCTATGACTGGACCATCGAGCGGTTCGGCAAATACACGCGGACGCTGTCGCCGGGGTTGAACCTGATCGTGCCCTATTTCGACCGTGTCGGCCGCAAGATGAACATGATGGAGCAGGTGATCAACATCCCCGAGCAGGAGGTGATCACCAAGGACAACGCCACCGTGACGGTGGACGGCGTCGCGTTCTTCCAGGTCTTTGACGCGGCGAAGGCGAGCTACGAGGTCGCCAATCTCGAGCAGGCGATCATCGTGCTGACCATGACCAACATCCGCTCGGTGATGGGCTCGATGGACCTCGACCAGGTGCTGTCGCATCGTGACGAGATCAATGAGCGGCTCTTGCGCGTGGTCGACGCCGCCGTCTCGCCCTGGGGCCTCAAGGTCAACCGCATCGAGATCAAGGATATCGTGCCGCCGGCCGATCTGGTCGAGGCGATGGGACGGCAGATGAAAGCCGAGCGCGTCAAGCGCGCCGACATCCTGCAGGCCGAGGGCCAGCGCCAGTCGGAAATCCTGCGTGCCGAAGGCGCCAAGCAGGGCCAGATCTTGCAGGCCGAAGGTCGCCGCGAAGCCGCGTTCCGCGACGCCGAGGCGCGCGAACGCCTGGCGGAGGCCGAAGCCAAGGCGACGCAGATGGTCTCTGAATCCATCGCCAAGGGCGACATTGCCGCGCTGAACTATTTTATCGCCGACAAATACATCAAGGCGTTCGGAAGTTTCGCGGAATCGCCGAACCAGAAGATCCTGATGATCCCGGTGGAGGCGACCAGCGTGCTGTCCTCGCTTGCCGGCATCGGCGAGATCGCCAAGGCGGCGTTCGGCGAGAGTTCGGCTTCGGCAACGGCCGCCGCGCGGCGGACCGGCTCGGTGCCGAGCACCGGCCCGACGCCGCCGCCGATCACGCCGCAGCCGTGAGGCCCGGTTAGCAAGATCACTTTGCTTGATGAGGTTCGTGTCATGGCCGATATGTTTTCCACCCTCGGCACCTGGAACTGGCTGATCTTCGGCTTCATCCTGATGGCGCTGGAATTGCTCGCGCCGGGTGTCTTCATCTTCTGGCTCGGGCTCGCGGCGCTGCTGGTCGGGCTTGTCTCGTTTGCCATGAACCCGTCCTGGCAGACGCAGCTTTTGATGTTCGCGATATTCGCGATCGCGGCAGTACCGGCCTGGCGCTACTTCGCGCGCAGCGCCGGAAGCAGCAGCCAGAGCCCGTTTCTCAACAACCGGACCAAGGCGCTGATCGGCCGCGAATTCACTTTGGACAAGCCGATCATCGACGGGACGGGCACGGTGCGGATCGACGACACGATCTGGCGCGTCGCCGGCCCCGACGCACCCGCCGGCAGCCGCGTCAAGGTGGTGCAGGCCGATGGCGCCAGCCTGACGGTGGCGATGGCTTGATGAACTCCCTCGCCCCGTTCTTCACGGGGTCGAGACAAGCGAAGCTTGCTCTTAGAGGGCAGGGGTGAGGGGCTCTCGCCGCGAATTCGGTGCGAGTTGATCGAACGTGACGAGGAAGAGGTCAGCTTCGCCTGCTCCAGCGCTCGGCAAAGCGATGCAGCGGCAGGAAGCTCTCCATCAGCTCCCGGCCGAGCGATGTCAGGCAATAGCCGTCGCCGGAAAGCAGCTCGACGAGGCCGGCCTCGCGCAGCTCCGAAAGGCGGGCCTGCATCACCGTCGGCGAGGCGTCGTCGCAGGCGGTGCGCAGCGCCCGCGAGGTCAGCGGGCCCTCGCGCAGCTCCCACACGATCCGCAAGGTCCAGCGGCGGCCGAGCAGGTCGAGCAGGGCCATGATCGGCCGCCCGGTCCGGGAGCCGCGGACGGCGCGTGGTTTGGTGGTGGCGGCCGGTTTCGGCATGGGAGACCCTCTTGCGTATCGCTACAAATAATGTAGCGTTGTGCTACGTTATTTGTAGCACAGGAGTTGGCCGTGTCCCAGACCTTGCCGCGCATCGCGCCGCTCGATCCGCCTTATGCACCTGATATTGCCGCGCAGTTCGACCGCATCATGCGCGGGGCGCCGCCGCTGATGCTGTTCCGCGTCGTCGCCGGCAGCGCCCGCGCCTGGGAGAAATTCACCGCCGGCGGCCTGCTCGACCGCGGGCCGCTGTCGTTACGCGAGCGCGAGATCGTCATCGACCGCACCTGCGCGCGGACGGGCTGCGAATATGAATGGGGCGTGCATGTCACGACATTCGCCGGGGCTGCGCGCCTGACGGAAGAGCAGGTCCGCGCCACCGTGACTGGCGCCGCCGATGCGGAATGCTGGTCAGCGGCCGAACAGGCCCTGATTGCCGCCGTCGATGCACTGCACGAGCGCGCCACGCTCGGTGATGCCGAGTTCGCCGCACTCGCGGCGCATTATGACGAGGCGCAGATATTCGAGATCATTCTGCTGTGCGGATTCTATCGCACGGTGTCGTATCTCGCGAATGGCCTGGCGCTGCCGCTGGAGGAGAAGGGCGCGCGATTTCCGCAGTGACGGAGTGGTAGGGTGGGCAAAGCGCAGCGTGCCCACCATCAAGCTGCGCATTCGGTGACAGATGGTGGGCACGGCGCAAGCGCGCCTTTGCCCACCCTACGGCACTGCGAAATTTCCAGTAAAGGCCTAACCCCGTCATTGCGAGCGAAGCGAAGCAATCCATTTCGCGGCATAACGGATAGGTGGATTGCTTCGTCGCGTTGTTCCTCGCAATGACGGGGGAGAGACCGCCCTACGCCACGCCCGCGCGCAAAAAGTCGTGCAGATGCACGATGCCGACCGGCTTGCTGCCGTCGGTCACGATCAAGGTCGTGATCTTCGAGGAATTGAGAATCTCCAGCGCCTCGCCGGCCATCACGTCGCGTGCGATCGTCTTCGGATTTTTGGTCATCACCTCGTCGACAGTCGCCGCCATCAGGTCGGGATGATCCATGTGGCGGCGCAAATCGCCGTCGGTGACGATGCCGGCGAGATGGCCGCGCGCATCGACGATGCCGACGCAGCCGAATCCCTTGGACGTCATCTCCACCAGCGCCTCGGACATTTTGGTGCCGAGCGGCTTCAGCGGAATCGATTCGCCGGAATGCATGAGGTCGCGGGCATATTTCAAGAGCGCGCCGAGCTTGCCGCCCGGATGCAGCACGCTGAAGTCGGTCGAGGTGAAGCCGCGGCCTTCGAGCAGCGCGATCGAAAGGGCATCGCCGAGCGCCAGCATCATCAGCGAGGAGGTGGTCGGCGCCAGGTTGTGCGGACAGGCCTCGCGCGCCTTCGGCAGCGTCAGGGCGATGTCGGCCGCCTTGGCGAGCGAGGATTCCCGATCCGCCGTCATCGCGATTACGGCA includes:
- the hemH gene encoding ferrochelatase encodes the protein MTTVIPFGNAKPAAASQPQRIGVLLVNLGTPDTADAAGVRVYLKEFLSDPRVIEDQGLVWKLILNGIILRVRPGRKARDYQKIWNAEKNESPLKTITRSQAEKLTEAIADHDHVVVDWAMRYGNPSIRARIDALTAQGCDRLLVVPLYPQYSAATSATVCDEVFRVLAEKRAQPTLRVTPPYYDDPDYIEALAVSINAHLKTLPFQPELIVASFHGMPQKYVDQGDPYYVQCVATTDALRKRVGLDASKLLLTFQSRFGNDEWLQPYTDKTIEKLAKDGVKRIVVVTPGFAADCLETLEEIAQENAEIFKHNGGEHFSAIPCLNDSEAGMDVIRQLVLRELQGWI
- a CDS encoding MAPEG family protein, giving the protein MTIAEWCVFGTVLLYLLTIGSVKWAAWRGFDNSRPRDSAFYADPIRARALGAHQNGIEAFPFFAAAVLLAEFRQGPQHLIDELAILFVIVRIAYVFTYLGDRPTLRSILWSLGFAINIAIFFMPAIKVYLPA
- a CDS encoding NfeD family protein, translating into MADMFSTLGTWNWLIFGFILMALELLAPGVFIFWLGLAALLVGLVSFAMNPSWQTQLLMFAIFAIAAVPAWRYFARSAGSSSQSPFLNNRTKALIGREFTLDKPIIDGTGTVRIDDTIWRVAGPDAPAGSRVKVVQADGASLTVAMA
- a CDS encoding SPFH domain-containing protein, which encodes MTGFDIFAIAFVLLVVVTLFAGVKTVPQGYDWTIERFGKYTRTLSPGLNLIVPYFDRVGRKMNMMEQVINIPEQEVITKDNATVTVDGVAFFQVFDAAKASYEVANLEQAIIVLTMTNIRSVMGSMDLDQVLSHRDEINERLLRVVDAAVSPWGLKVNRIEIKDIVPPADLVEAMGRQMKAERVKRADILQAEGQRQSEILRAEGAKQGQILQAEGRREAAFRDAEARERLAEAEAKATQMVSESIAKGDIAALNYFIADKYIKAFGSFAESPNQKILMIPVEATSVLSSLAGIGEIAKAAFGESSASATAAARRTGSVPSTGPTPPPITPQP
- a CDS encoding helix-turn-helix domain-containing protein, whose translation is MPKPAATTKPRAVRGSRTGRPIMALLDLLGRRWTLRIVWELREGPLTSRALRTACDDASPTVMQARLSELREAGLVELLSGDGYCLTSLGRELMESFLPLHRFAERWSRRS
- a CDS encoding carboxymuconolactone decarboxylase family protein is translated as MSQTLPRIAPLDPPYAPDIAAQFDRIMRGAPPLMLFRVVAGSARAWEKFTAGGLLDRGPLSLREREIVIDRTCARTGCEYEWGVHVTTFAGAARLTEEQVRATVTGAADAECWSAAEQALIAAVDALHERATLGDAEFAALAAHYDEAQIFEIILLCGFYRTVSYLANGLALPLEEKGARFPQ
- a CDS encoding KpsF/GutQ family sugar-phosphate isomerase: MANPHPLMTDSSGTDPAQSAVQSALRTLDAEGSGIAALTAALQSDLRAPFTAAADLIRNAKGRLIVTGLGKSGHIGRKIAATFASTGTPAFFVHAAEASHGDLGMITAEDVILALSWSGEQPEMKNLITYAKRFRIAVIAMTADRESSLAKAADIALTLPKAREACPHNLAPTTSSLMMLALGDALSIALLEGRGFTSTDFSVLHPGGKLGALLKYARDLMHSGESIPLKPLGTKMSEALVEMTSKGFGCVGIVDARGHLAGIVTDGDLRRHMDHPDLMAATVDEVMTKNPKTIARDVMAGEALEILNSSKITTLIVTDGSKPVGIVHLHDFLRAGVA